In Labeo rohita strain BAU-BD-2019 chromosome 4, IGBB_LRoh.1.0, whole genome shotgun sequence, the DNA window TAATAAGCTAGGACACAAGTTATTCCAATCACCAACCTTTGACTGAAACGTCAGCTTCTGCGGTGGCGTTGTCCACTATAGTCTGAGCAGTGCAGGAATAGCGTCCAGCGTGCCTCACCTGAATGTTCTTGATCAGCAGGTCTCCAGTGTTCTCCTGACCctgcaaaaatacacacaaacactgaaatTACTTGTCTTTTTGAGATCAGAATGCCTGAGATTACTGTCTCTACTCACCATGAGCAGCTCGTAGTGTTCAAAGTCAGTGTAGAAGTTGATGACGTAGGAGTCAACAGTCCAAATGAAGGTGATGTCCAGGCTGGAGTCATATGATGCAGAGCACCGGAGAACTGTAGTGTCACCTACAACTGTCTCAGTGTCTGATGGAGCCACAATAATCTTGGTAGCCTCTGAAAAAAATTGAACAGACACAAATGCATCTCACATCACTTCATATTAATTAAAAGGCCACATGGAatatttataaaagtaaaaaaggcATGAAAGAAATATCTATAACAGTGAAAAACAGAATGGCGAccagtcaaaaaaaaagaaaaagaataataataataataaaatttgcctaataaatcaatgtaatttttgacctaaaattattttgctcattaaaaaaagaaattaattacaatatttcaaCTACCCATATGCACTTTTCAGTCcataatattaaagaaaacataatgtaaattaatgtaactaaatatatatatttttatttaaattattctaaaataaaattaaataataacactTATTTGGGctgttttataaattattattcattcaaattgttgttattattattaaaatatagggaattaataaatcaataaatattcatttaaataaattatattcactTGTATTGTCTAAAATGGCATACATAAtttgaaacaaaacagaataaaaataaaataatgaaaagttggtatataaatcaaataaaatactaaaataaaataaaataaatgacacttaATTGGGCTGTTTCattaactattattaatttaaaattaaattaaattattaaattgtctAAAATGgcatacataaaataatgacaagttggtattaaaataaaatattaaaattacattaaataattaaacttaaTTGGACTGttttattaactattattattattagtttaaaattaaattaaattaaataatgaaaagttggtgttaaaataaaatcaaatactaaaatcaaatttaattaaataatgacaattaatTGGAccgttttattaattattattaatttaacattaaattagtttaaaattaaattaaatttaaattaaacaactaaaagttggttttaaaataaaaattaaattaaacaattaaaattaaattacattaaataatgaaaaactggtattaaaataaaattaaattaaatactaaaattaaattaaataattacacttAATTGGAATTtcgtattaattattattaatttacataatttaaaacaaaatagaataaaaataaaataataaaaagttggtattaaaacaaaataataaaaagataataaattattttgtactgtctAAACTGACAATCGGTGTAAGTgattagatttgaattttgtctgattcacaaaagtaaattacatttttaaatatattaaaatagaaaactagaaaagaaaattttgatcaaataaatgcagccttggtgagcaagcTGGTATTGtctaaactgaataaaataaaataaaataaaataaaataaataaaaatacaaataaatttatttaaaaaatactgtctaAACTGACAATCTGTGTGATGACAAGATTTGAATTTGTCTGACCGGTAATAGTGAGGGTCCCTGTGCTGTTGGATTTGCCACGGTCATTCTCGGCATAGCACGTGTACGAGCCCTCGTCACTTTTTGACGCGTTAAGAATCTCCAAACTTCCATCATCCCAAATTAACATCCTAAAAAAATAAGGATGAAGAAAAAAGAGGATAAAGATAACTGTACCTAAGCTTCTATCTCTGCCACAACATTATGATTCACCTACAAGTGTTTAAGATCGACTGACTAACCTCGAGGAATTGGTCAGCAGCTCTGAGCCTCGTTTCCAGATGAACTTGGGTTTAGGAGCAGCGCGGGGTTTGCACTCTATAACCACACGTCCGTTTTCAGCCCCGAGCAGAACCTTCTTCACTGGATTATAAATGAACGTTGGTGCACAGGCTGTAAAGAAGAGACCATTGAAGACACTCAACCTTCAACAATAACTATGTGTCTTTTTGAAGATgctattttaaagcataaagaAGGGTTTGAAAGCTCACAGACGACCCGAAGCTCCGCACTGGCATAGATagtcccccattcattctcagcaATACACTGATACATGCCCGAATCCTCAAACGTGAGACTGGAGAACTTCAGCTCCCCTTTGCCATACTAAAAAAGCAGAACAGACATGattatttgatataaaacaaacgGAAGTTCTCAAACAGGTTTTCCTCAACAAATAAAACAGGGTATTAACCGAATAGCCGTCTTTCAGCCAGCGTATCCATGGTACAGGCTTCCCAACAGCAACACATCTGAGAGTGAGTTCACTTCCAACATCTTTCTCCGTGTCATTGATATGCTCCGCCCACTCTGGAGCACCTGAGGACACAATCACATGGACGTGGTACTGCATTTGAATTTAAACTTACTTATTCGTAAAAcccacatcattttatacacaTTCTGGAAAATGGgacgccattattttgatggagtcaaatggttgcactcggtgagccactggcactacctgttgctatttttaccacagctTTGAAAATattgatacgatgccacattgtgcggcttttggttgtaatttttcagTCGAAGGTCAACAAGAGACtagatgtaagtcttcactgctctCCTAGTGATAAAAAGAGGAGAAACAAATGGGAAGATGcttgtggatgaataaaacttcctaaagacctgcgttTTTGTTCtgtccactttagccctgatgcctttgaggcttttagtaccacagctactgaaagagcttacaaatggcatagacaagaaacactagatgccatcctgacagTATGTAAACCGATGCCGATGCTTGACATGCCATACACGTCTAAATACCCAGGGctccctttaaaaaacattttatgtatagTATGAACATGGGTTGTATAAATGAATTTCATACTCTCATGGGATAGtaaagcagggttgccaggttttcacaacaaaatccacccAATTGCTAATCAAAACTAGGCCAATCACATTTCGGAGGCGTTCTCTTGATAAAAATACCATTCTTTGGgcgtaaaatacacatttttggcagGGATTCCACtagtaaatatcacattattggggttgctCAAAAACAACTCGTGGCAGCAGTGTAAGGCCGcgatcacaccgaacgcgttttTGCAGCGAGAGGtgccttttttaaattgttttctataGGCGGTGAGCGTTATGCGCACTGTTTATGCGCCGTGGGCGCCTCGCGTTTTAACCACCTGCTATGCCTCGCGTTTTTGCCGGAGCGCTCTGAGCgcctgaagttgaaaaaaagcaactctgagCAGAAAAGCGCCCGACGTCATCGCGGTTTTTTCCATTATCCAATCGAATGAATGGAGAGGCGGGCCTTCTGTTGTGGTGACAAAAGTTTTACCGACGCtttatgttttaagttttttgctgatatgacagtttacttaacagctaaaaaccaaagattttagagcgctcgtgctataatcctttgattagatTGACAGGATGGCTTATTTgatggttgcctagcaacataaaAACTGCAACacactgctctttttttaaaaaggcagTGCAGTGCGCCTCGCGTTtttagaactaaaaaaaaacgcgttcggtgtgatcggGCCTTagagtagcccaattctgctgCAAatctgcagacttggcaacactgtagTAAAATGTCCATTAAATGCGTAATTGAGAATCTCACTATTAGGAAGTATTAGGTCAGCTAAATTGTACACCTTTGGTGTACAATTTTCACATATTTAATAGTaagaaaatatttgattttgaatgcagcaatttttttctgaaataaatttatagttttattcattaaaacttatcaaaagtgacattaaagataATTAGAATGTTAGAcataaagatcatgtgacactaaaaaatggagtaatggctgctgaaaattcagctttaccatcacaagaataaattccaattaaaaatatatatatacatttaaaaaaacagctattgtaaactgtaataatatttcacagtattactatttttactgtatttttgatcaaatgaatcaTACAGATCCCAAATGATAATAGAATAGACATTTTATTATAAGCTATATATAAACAGAACCAAACCAGTCTAACCTTCCACATAGAGCCACTGTCGATACCAGTCCATCCCTTTAACGTTGAGCGTCTCACACTCGTAGCTTCCTTCATCCTCGTACTGAACGTTAATCAGGTGCAGTAAAGCTCCATTCATGCTAACTTCATAGTTGGGCGGGAGATCAGCGTCTAACTTCCTCCAGCGGATGTGTGGGAGCGGACTGAAACATTGGTAAGATAAACATTGAGTTTATATGGTTAAAAACAACCAGAAATGACTTAGGAACAAATCTAATCTCTATGATTCACTAACAAAAAAGTACTGTTGTATTACTATGTTTATTGTACCATGTACCAAGTTTATTAAGATGTTAAGACCATGGTAAATGAAAAGCGTATTCATTCAGTACCACTGTTTAGCATATATGAAAGTACTACGGTATCATCACAGTACCATACagacaatatgtgaccctggaccacaagaccAGTCTTAAgaagcatgggtatatttgtagcaatagccaacaatacattgtataggtcaaaataatcaatttttcttttgtgccaaaaatcattaggatattaagtaaagatcatgttccatgaagatgttttgtaaatttccaactgtaaatatgtccaaacttaatttttgattagtaatatgcatttctaagattttcatttcaactttaaaggcgattttctcaatatttagatttttttgcagattttcaaatagttgtgtcttaGCCAAATactgttctatcctaacaaaccatacatcagtggaaagcttatttattcagctgacTCACTTTCCAAGGGCAAAGCACTCCAGAGTGATGTTCTGATGAACCAAAGCATATGTCTTAGGAAATTTCACACGGATATCAGCAGGATACCGCTTCACCTCCTCTGTGCAAAGGGCAGAGATGACAAGGTAGGTCACAAAACAACACTCAGTCTCAGTAAGGCAATTATGAGTAAAAATCTTAGGATTGTGGGTAATGTGACAGCGCTCACTTTCTATTTGTGGAATCAGAGGAATCGGCATGCTAAAAACGCTCTTGCCGATGGTAGGGCTTGACACAAAACAAGAATAATTCCCAACATCAGATGCCTCGACTTTAGCAATGTACAGATTGCCCGTGGTCTGAGACACGAAGCGCCTCTGGTCTGGGAGGATGAAGTTGGGGAAGTCATTGTAGATCCAGCGAAACATTACCTCACCTGAGAGAAACAAACAAGAAATGAGATTTTAGTTGGTGGAAGGAAAGTGGACATAAACATCATCTTTTAGATATCATGCACtctcagaataaaaaaaagctacaaaagGTAAAGGTGCCTACAcatttgtaccttatttacccctaaaggaTGCattttagtaccttaaaggtacatatttgtTCCTGAAGTGTACATATTCATACCTAAAGTATAAAGACTTTGTTAAACTGTGTTTTCCTTGGTGATATTATCACATCTTACTTGGATAGCGAGAAGGAGGAGAACACAGCAGTACCGCTCCCTGTCCCTCCTTAACATGCACCGCCTCTCTCTCATCTGTAGGGAACTGGTTCAGGTCTACagcccaaaaaacaaaacaaaatgaggaGAAAATATGACAAAAGACATCTGGAAACAGATTATAATCTTTACAAATACAATAAGTCCTACTGTATAAGTCACATACATCCAAATTTGACGATGGCCTCTTTGCTGATGACAGTGCCGTACACGTTCTTAGCCACACATACATATTTCCCAGCATGCTTGCCCTTGTCTGGGTTGGTGATGACCAGGTTTCCTCCCACCAGGCTGAAGTGCTCATCAGGTTGCTCCATCAGTTTAATTTCCCAGTTGTTTAACCACCATCTGTGAAATATAGAGTTTTATTAATGACCTTCTGATTGATTTTCTTAACGATTTTTCTTGCAAGTGCAAATTCTATGCAATGTCCCAGAGGTAATGACAAAGCAAACACAAGATCAGAAGGgaaaaaattacttaataatTGCTGGAGGGTTGGCACGCGCCCTGCAGTTCATGGAGATTTTGTTCTCAGGTGAATCCTCCGCATACACTGTGTCCAAAGGCTCCTCCTCAAATATGGGCCCAAAGCCTGTGGCCTCCTCTGATGGACAAGACATGAGCCAGCATTATATTCAATTCACAAAAAACCTACCCAACAATTAAAATGTGGTAACATATTCAGAGGTATTTCATTATATGCATTTACTTGTAGGTAAAAGTTGAAGACTTACTGTCAAAAATTCTGGGTTCAAAGATCCTGGGTTTAATTGCAACtggaaaattaaaagaaaacatttcagaacaaCTTTAACTTAATTTACTTGGACAGCAATTTGTATTGTGTGTTTTAGGAGAATATCTGTAATATTGATGTAATTTTAAAggtttacaataaatattaatttggtATTAGATAAAGTAAGtcataaacaaacatacataatttaaaggaataattcaccccaaaaaatTGCTTAATGtttactatataatatataatattcaccctcaggctatgcaagatgtagatgagttagTTTGTTCATCCaaacagatttgtagaaatatagtattacattacttgctcaacaatggatcatctgcagtgaatgggtgccataaTGAGAGTCCAgtcagctgataaaagcatcacaataatccacaagtaatccatacaACTCCAGTTGATCAATTAATGTCTTCTAAAgtgaaaagttgtgtttgtaagaaacaaatccaacaTTACTgcgtttttaaatttaaactgttgcttcttGCCAAATTACAAGTccataatgcataataatgtttcttccagtgaaaaaaaatgtttgttttgaactgttttcGGCTGTTTTTACTTGAGCTGTGCATATTTCTATCCTAAAACAAATgagacaactttttcactggaagaaGCAATATTATCGATGGAGGATGTATATTTTAGTCGGAAGCAAAAACGTGAGGTTAAAAAAGTCAGATGACGGATCTATTTGTTACAAACACACAagtttttgcttcacaagatgttattTGACCGTCGTGTtatgaattattgtgatgtttctatcagcaattggactctcattctggtgCAGAGGATACATTAATGAGgaagtaatgtaatgctaaatttctccaaaactgtttcaatgaataaacaaactcatctacatcttgaatggcctgagagtcaattttcattttgggataAACTAGtcatttaaacataatttcGCATGTTTTTATAGGAACCATTGGCTGCATCCGAATTTGGTATGCGTGGAGTTTCTCAGCTCAAACtctgaaagttaaaaaaatcattatttactatatttaatatcattttttacccTTAAAAAGCTTATGCACAAAAAGAATTCAGCTAAAGTCCTGGGATAGTTTTGTACCTAAAATTTAacttaataaatacacacaaacacagacattttCAGTTTCTCACCGGCTGATAAAAAGAAGTACGAGATAACACACAGAAGCATGGCTGGGGTCACCATCTTGATCTGACTGATAAAAACCAAGcctaaaaaagagaaaaggagaAAGAGCGTGTGTGTGGGTGAAGTGCTGTATAGCTGCAGTGTTGAAAGCCACTGAAAGCTGCTTTGTCTCACTTATGTGCAGACTTTGTCTGAAATGAAACATTAACAATTTATCACATCCTACCAATGCTGTGAATCAGCAATCCACACCttctctctcactcacacacacacacacacaaacacagactatgcacatatgcatgcatgcatgtttaCGCCTACAAGATTGCAGGTGTAACACATAAAGGAAAGGTAAATCTTAAcataaacacatgcacacatgctCACACAGTTGCTATATGCTAAATGCAGTCCTTGCTAACACATGCAGCACGTCTTATTTGCTGCCACTGCACTTTCACATGCTAGCAGAGGGTGAACAAGGATATTCTATAAATTATGCATCTCAAGAACACGTTTGGCCATCCAtctctttaaaataattgtatttgcAGCAAGTTATGCACATGTGGTCTACTTGAATGCATTGCATTTTCACCAATCTCTTATAATCTCATTGCATCCTCTGATCTGCTGTCTGCTCTTGTCCTGCACACTCGGATTTAGGTCACTGCATGTCTACTGTCAGGGAGTGGCAGTAAAAAACTAGCAGCTGATCTGAATGATcttcaaactgaaataaacggatttacattttcatttaaaagagCAAAATCGTGGATGGATTTCACTGTCTTTTTcctcagtattttattttataaatatcatAGTTATAGTCTAGTGTGAGCATAACAACAtaagtgtattttttaaacactagTAAGCCTAATAACTGCGTCATTGATTATAACTCCTTAGCGCCGCCCTCCGGCATAACACAGTCATTACAATCCATCTTTTTTGTTGCCAGGAAACCGAGGACTAACTTCTGTCCCGTTTAAAGTTTAGGCAAGTAAATATCTTGTAATTAACTCGCATCACGGCTTATTGCTGCACAACAATTAGCAAATATATCAGTATGTTAAAAATACTATAGGCTAATGTAATTTTGTATGAATTCAcgcgtgttatttttttatttttatttttaaataacatctgCAATATGTattctcattttaatatgtatttgtttatttatttgtatgttttttaattttataaatggaTGGCATCAACTATGACCGGACTCATCCACCCTGTTCTGCATTGCGGTATTCCCAAACTGCGCGGAACACCTTCATCCGGACTTCAGCATGCAGAATAAACTCCTGAAGGTCATAGACGCATCATATTCTCACCAGAAACCCCCAAAGCTATACATATCATCATACCAGCCGCAAACTTACCGGAAGAATGCGTTCAATCCTTCGTCAAACCCACAGAGCTGGATCAGAACCACCGCGTCGTCCCGCAGCCCAGCGCGGAGACAGACACACGGCCCGCACGGCACCAGCCTGCTATTGGATGAGAGCGGAAGCTGCGCATGCCAAGATGCCGTAACACAGAGGGATGCTGTCTGAGTCCATGTGCTGCTGCAGTGGATCTCAAACTAGTCAAGGTGATTTTAAGGCATTTCTGAATTCTGATTTCAAAATGGAGCAGCACGTGATATTTGGTGATTTAAGGTAGTAAGAGGCTTATGCACACACATCTGTTCAAATCCAGTGGATTAAATTCTTACACTGGCAGAGGGAGGGAAAGAAATAGATTGTGTGTTGTTTGTATGGAGAAACAGCAATGCAGGAAATTTTGGCACTCCAGATGTGGCTACAGaatatatatagcatatataaatatatatatatgggctATTCCACAGAACTGATTCAAAGTTGAAAACGTCTTTTTctacaaattttgtatgtgtgCACATTgtatatccaaggtacacatttctagtaattgtgcagttatttCTCACTGCACAActgtactaaaatgtaatttatttcctcTAAATAAAGgaatatgtgttcccttttgtcactactgaactgtttcggtagtgacaattttagatatttttgaacttagctcaaagatgctaatcaggtTAGATAGCATAGTGCtaaacagttgtacacatataaaaactaaatgttacgTAATAACACCTCCAAAAAACGATGTCAAAACGTCCTCAAATGTTTCTGTTATGACCGTTTCTGTAGTGATggttttagatacttttgaacctagtttaaaaatgctaatcagcaaatggttagctagcacagttctgaacagttgtacacacataaaaactaaattttatgaaataacacccaaaacaaagatgtcactaccaaaccaccaccaaatgtttcggtagtgacaattttagatacttttgagtCTACCTCAAAGAAGCTAATCAGCCCATGGTTAGCTAACACAGTtatgaacagttgtacacatataaaaacagcattttatggATTAACTTACAAACAACGATGTTAAAGCctaaatttttttcaaatgtctcggttgtgactgtttcgctagtgacaattttagatacttttgagccTACCTCAAAGATGCTAGTCAGCAAGTGGTTAGCTAACACAGTTCTAAACAGttgtacacacataaaaactaaatttcatgaaataacacccaaaaaaacaaagatgtcactaccaaaccactaccaaatgtttcggtagtgacaattttaaatatttttgagccTACCTCagagatgctaatcagcacatgggtAGCTAAAACAGTTATGAACAGttgtacaaatatataaaatataaatgttatggaataacatCAAAAAGTGGTAGTGACGTTCCCTAAAGTACACACaaattttcagacttttgaacacatttgcttcaaaatgatggggcctaTCTACTCACCATGCAGCttcttaaagtatttttttaacttcatttttttaaaaaaatcaaaaaggtgtttttaaaaacaataatggacgaaaatgcaaaaattaattcaatatcattttcataagttgaaatttaggggttatgGGCAGCCACCTCCCAACTTAAAGTACCTAAAAAtggtgattttatatatattaagcttactgatatcttaaatattattgtgggctTCAACAGATAAAACATCTAAGTAAACATCTAAGAACTGAAttctaaaatgctttttaaatgtgtttttttttttcagtttgcaccaactctgtagaatggcccatatatgcatatatatttattgtgtataaaaaaatcaaaaacagacAGATGGTAGTGAAATCCGGAaaccaacatttatttgaatccttttatatacaaaatattttttttttgcgattATATTATAGAGTAAACCATTTCACAGCCTTTCATGCTTTATTTTCATGTAGCTTTAACATTAACCAGAATATTATTTCACACACTACGTTTCATTCGTCTTTGCCCCCTCcgacaaaaacacatcaaaagaTTCTGCACCCACAGCAGTGCAATCCGGCCTCCTCCTTTGGGGATGCGTCCATCTCTTCTCTTAATTTCCCTacagaaaaaagtcaaactaGCTGgccaaatagaaaagaaaacaacagtGCCATTAAAAGAGTTAAGAgctgatgtgtgtgtgaattCAGGTGGAACACTGTGCGGTTTTCTGCAGCGCTACCTTACGCGTACTCAATCGAATggggttttctttttttcatccaAAGTGATTTACGGTACAAATTGGTGGGACGGTTTCCCTAGAGCATCCTGGGATATACCGTCACGCTCAAGCCGCCTCGGCGTCCTTTCATGTGTCTGGCTGGatatttacaaagcaaatgtcagatctatacatttaaaaagcagaCAAATCCAAACTAAAAAACTTGATGCAAGTTATGACAAGCTAAATCATGAAAATAAAGGGCCTCGCCAACAAAAAAAGGCTCGCCCCCATATATACAGTGAACAGACATAAACACGCATTCATCCattccaaacacacacaaatatattcatGCATGCCCGCATAAACCGCACACACTCCAGCCATAATCGACGACAGCACCGCTGTCAATCGTGTGTTTAGTGAAGCCCTGATTTCACTACACCCGACAGCTCGTAATACTTAATAACATGCAGTAAcgtgatttaaaaaatggttacaTGTGAGAATGTGTATATTTCTGCCTACTATGTTGAGATCTTCCCAAGGACAAGCTACAGCCGTTTGTTTCCGTCAGACCGATCAACAGCAGTTCACTCTTTACAGAGAAGTGGCAGTATTTTTAGCTGTCGAAAAGGGGGATGAGATGCCCCTCAGGTGACATCGTTTCCTTGAGTCTTGCGGTCTTCGCTCAGCCCAGGATTTGGGTATCGCTTGCTTGATATAAAAGTTGGCTGCGC includes these proteins:
- the cntn1b gene encoding contactin 1b — translated: MVTPAMLLCVISYFFLSAVAIKPRIFEPRIFDKEATGFGPIFEEEPLDTVYAEDSPENKISMNCRARANPPAIIKWWLNNWEIKLMEQPDEHFSLVGGNLVITNPDKGKHAGKYVCVAKNVYGTVISKEAIVKFGYLNQFPTDEREAVHVKEGQGAVLLCSPPSRYPSEVMFRWIYNDFPNFILPDQRRFVSQTTGNLYIAKVEASDVGNYSCFVSSPTIGKSVFSMPIPLIPQIEKEVKRYPADIRVKFPKTYALVHQNITLECFALGNPLPHIRWRKLDADLPPNYEVSMNGALLHLINVQYEDEGSYECETLNVKGMDWYRQWLYVEGAPEWAEHINDTEKDVGSELTLRCVAVGKPVPWIRWLKDGYSYGKGELKFSSLTFEDSGMYQCIAENEWGTIYASAELRVVSCAPTFIYNPVKKVLLGAENGRVVIECKPRAAPKPKFIWKRGSELLTNSSRMLIWDDGSLEILNASKSDEGSYTCYAENDRGKSNSTGTLTITEATKIIVAPSDTETVVGDTTVLRCSASYDSSLDITFIWTVDSYVINFYTDFEHYELLMGQENTGDLLIKNIQVRHAGRYSCTAQTIVDNATAEADVSVKGLPGPPGGVRVEEIGDTSVKLRWSLGSDHGSPLIQHVVQTRDFYALDPEDWKIASTSPVFLDGSTESTTVVDLYPWMQYEFRVHAINEFGAGENSRPSIKIKTWDARPTVSPSDVIGQVGISGELIVTWTPVKPQFFFGKKFGYVVAFKQHEDYEWKWSTVEDPETRRYVYKESMTPDTEIQVKVSTYNNKGEGPSSLISVVYSPRLAPTEAPLDVYARQVTSTEALVWWLPVYQAPPNWVDGYQIRYWRKYDDNEAAASRVLVHRTINQTRLENMRPDSHYLIEVRAFNGAGLGPPSEHCEMFTRRPPPSRRLRVYKYVSFNRKWLYLYWDHIYNYWNESYVEGYKILFRKEGERYGKLYTTGRHYFDFPMPETGDYVIEVRARCEGGDGPISQIRVQGKATLGAESLSVAAVLLLALGWMNLGL